Below is a genomic region from Candidatus Neptunochlamydia vexilliferae.
AAATAAACCCGAAACTGAGGTTAAAAGGTTTGAAGAAAAGCTCTTTCCAAAATTTTATCTATCTTGTAACCTGCAGTTATGGACATCATCAAAGAAAAGCTCAAAAAATTCGTCAGTGACCGGGAGTGGGACCAGTTCCACAACCCGAAAAACCTCGTCCTTTCCCTTGTTTCAGAGACAGGAGAATTGGCTGAAATCTTCCGTTGGCTCACCCTCGAAGAGTGCTCCCGTATCATGGAAAACCCTGAGCTTGCTCAACATGTCCGTGAAGAGGTCGCCGACGTCTTCAATAACATCGTCCTCCTTGCCATGAAGCTCGATATCGATCTTCTCTCTGTTGCAAAGGAAAAGCTCATCCTCACCGAAGAAAAGTACCCGACCCACAAGTGGAAAGGGCGTCCCCGCCAAGTTTAGTATAGCATTAAAATATTAAATTTTTGTAAAGTGTTTCCCTTATGGAAACACAACCACATGGCACCTGGAAGTCCCCAATTACCCCCTCGATGATCGTCAAATCGGCGATCAAATTGGGCGACATTGCCCTCGATGGAGGCTCGATTTATTGGAACGAGATCCGCCCCGAAGAAAAGGGGCGGTCTGTCATCGTTTCCAATGGAAAAGACCTTTTGCCCGAAGGGTATAGCGCCCGCTCCCGCGTTCATGAATATGGGGGCGCCCCCTTTACCGTCCATAATGGAACGGTTTACTTTGTCAACGATAAGGACCAGAAGCTCTATAAAAGAGACCCCAATGGGGAAATTTTTCCCTTATGTGGGGGCGAAGGGCTCCGCTATGCCAACCCCCTCTTTGATCCCAAACGGAATGTGTTGTACGCCGTGCAGGAAGAGCACCGCGCGGATGGAGAGGTGATCAACACCCTTGTCAAGGTAGATAATGAAGCCATCGCCATTCATGAGGGACACGACTTTTATGCGATGCCCACTCTCCATCCTGAAGGGACGCATCTTGCCTTCATCACCTGGGACCATCCCAACATGCCGTGGGATGGATCCACCTTATGGGTGGGAGAAATTGCCCCTGATGGGACCCTCTTCAATGTCAAAAAAGAGGCGGGTGGCATCAGCGAATCGATCTTTCAACCCGAGTGGTCACCTGATGGAACGCTCCACTACGTTTCCGATCGCACTGGCTGGTGGAACCTTTATCCCGGTCCCGAAATGGAGGCAGAGTTTGGACAGCCCTTATGGGTCTTTGGGATGACAAACTATGGCTTTTTCGATGATGGGCGGATCGCCGCTGTCTATACCATCAAAGGGAAAAGCCACCTAGGAATCATTCATGGGGAAGAGCTAGAAAAGGTTGACCTCTCCTTTACGAGCTACGGAAGCTTTAAAGTCTCTGGCAATCGGTGTTACTTCACCGCTGCATCTTCTACCGAGCCCCAAGCCCTCTACTCTTACGAAAAAGGAGAGCTGACCTGTCTAAAAAAGTTACGGGAAGTCACCTGCGATAACCGCTATATTTCGATTGCAAAAACGATCGAGTGCAAAGGGACCCATGGTTTTTTCTACTCTCCCAAGAATCCTGACTATAAAGGAAATGACCTCCCTCCCCTCATTGTAAAATGTCATGGAGGTCCCTCCGGACATACCAACCCCTCTCTCAACTTAGAGAACCAATACTGGACATCGCGCGGGTTTGCCTATCTCGATGTCAACTATGGAGGAAGTACCGGACATGGACGGGCCTACCGGGAACGGCTGAAAGGAACGTGGGGAAAGGTCGATGTCGAAGACTGTATCAACGCCGCCCTTTACTGCGCCGAAAAGGGATGGGTCGATCGAGAGAGGATGGCCATTAAAGGGGGAAGCTCTGGGGGCTATACCACCTTAGCAGCGCTTACTTTTCACGATACCTTTAAGGCGGGGGTGAGCTACTACGGCGTTTCCGATTTAGAGGCTCTTGCCAACGATACCCACAAATATGAGGCCCACTACCTTGACGGGCTGATCGGTCCCTATCCAGAGGAAAAAGAACGTTACCGCGCGCTTAGTCCCCTCCACCATGCCGATCAAATCAGCGCCCCCCTTCTCCTTCTCCAGGGAAGTGAAGACCGGGTCGTTCCCCCCAACCAATCAGAGATGCTTATTAAGGCCTTGAAAACCCCTGTCACCTACATCCTTTTCGAAGGGGAAGGACACGGGTTTCGGCAAGCAGAAAACATCAAAAAAGCGCTCGAAGCAGAGCTAAATTTCTACGGAAAAACATTTGGATTTGAAATGTGAAAAAACTCCTCTTTTTACTTATCACAACCACTTTATTTGCCATTCAAGAAGGAACCTACATCCAGTATGAAGAGGTGGAACAGCAAACAAAGGAAGACCAAAGCCTCCGTGACAGCTACCAAAACCCCCTCCTTGAAGGGGTAGACGCCCCCACTAAAAAGGAAGAGCTGACTCTCCAACAGCGGATCGCCAACTACTTTGGAACCTTTGTCACCTCCTCTCCCTATCCTGGAGTCCGCGCCACTTTTGAGGGAACCGAGCTCATGTCGAGCCTCTCAAGCGTTAACAAAGACCTT
It encodes:
- a CDS encoding nucleotide pyrophosphohydrolase, producing MDIIKEKLKKFVSDREWDQFHNPKNLVLSLVSETGELAEIFRWLTLEECSRIMENPELAQHVREEVADVFNNIVLLAMKLDIDLLSVAKEKLILTEEKYPTHKWKGRPRQV
- a CDS encoding prolyl oligopeptidase family serine peptidase, giving the protein METQPHGTWKSPITPSMIVKSAIKLGDIALDGGSIYWNEIRPEEKGRSVIVSNGKDLLPEGYSARSRVHEYGGAPFTVHNGTVYFVNDKDQKLYKRDPNGEIFPLCGGEGLRYANPLFDPKRNVLYAVQEEHRADGEVINTLVKVDNEAIAIHEGHDFYAMPTLHPEGTHLAFITWDHPNMPWDGSTLWVGEIAPDGTLFNVKKEAGGISESIFQPEWSPDGTLHYVSDRTGWWNLYPGPEMEAEFGQPLWVFGMTNYGFFDDGRIAAVYTIKGKSHLGIIHGEELEKVDLSFTSYGSFKVSGNRCYFTAASSTEPQALYSYEKGELTCLKKLREVTCDNRYISIAKTIECKGTHGFFYSPKNPDYKGNDLPPLIVKCHGGPSGHTNPSLNLENQYWTSRGFAYLDVNYGGSTGHGRAYRERLKGTWGKVDVEDCINAALYCAEKGWVDRERMAIKGGSSGGYTTLAALTFHDTFKAGVSYYGVSDLEALANDTHKYEAHYLDGLIGPYPEEKERYRALSPLHHADQISAPLLLLQGSEDRVVPPNQSEMLIKALKTPVTYILFEGEGHGFRQAENIKKALEAELNFYGKTFGFEM